Proteins from a single region of Desulfobacter postgatei 2ac9:
- the rodA gene encoding rod shape-determining protein RodA: MFDRRLLSNFDWGFLLLIVFICILGLTILYSAVTAGYAGTGLPPLFKKQVVWLAVGFAIMMGCLVIDFKEFANLHFLIYAACVGLLVATWLVGHTGGGSQRWLVLGPVRIQTSELMKISLIISLASVYSESISPEGLGFAHLIKPALLCIIPFGLIVIQPDLGTGLLLLLIAGCLTLFVKVEKKVLFTLGVAGLCLVPLVWFFGLKEYQKDRILTFLNPERDPLGTGYHIIQSKIAIGSGMLTGKGFLHGTQNALNFLPEQHTDFILSVLAEEWGLAGCIVLLALYLLLLFWGLNVSYNCRNMFGSLLAMGVTIMIFWQIFINVGMVMGLMPVVGVPLPLISYGGSSVATNMVGFGILLNIRIRKFNTA; this comes from the coding sequence ATGTTTGATCGCCGTCTATTATCAAATTTTGACTGGGGATTTCTTTTGCTTATTGTTTTTATTTGCATTCTGGGGCTGACTATCCTTTATTCGGCGGTGACAGCCGGATACGCCGGAACTGGCCTACCTCCCCTTTTTAAAAAACAGGTTGTCTGGCTTGCCGTTGGTTTTGCCATCATGATGGGCTGCCTTGTCATTGACTTTAAAGAGTTTGCCAATCTACATTTCCTTATATATGCCGCATGTGTCGGGCTTCTGGTGGCTACCTGGCTTGTGGGGCATACCGGCGGCGGCTCCCAACGCTGGCTGGTGTTGGGTCCTGTTCGGATACAGACCTCGGAGCTGATGAAAATTTCTTTGATCATCAGCCTGGCTTCGGTGTATTCAGAGAGTATCAGTCCCGAAGGTTTAGGCTTCGCACATCTGATCAAGCCGGCTCTTTTATGTATTATTCCCTTTGGCCTCATCGTCATCCAACCCGATCTTGGCACGGGGCTTTTGCTTTTGCTTATTGCCGGCTGTCTTACTTTATTTGTAAAGGTTGAAAAAAAAGTTTTATTCACTCTGGGTGTGGCGGGGCTCTGTCTGGTGCCTCTGGTATGGTTTTTCGGTCTGAAGGAATATCAGAAAGACAGAATTTTAACCTTTTTGAATCCTGAGCGGGACCCCCTTGGTACAGGTTATCATATCATTCAATCCAAGATTGCAATAGGTTCGGGTATGCTCACCGGGAAGGGGTTTCTCCATGGGACCCAGAATGCTTTAAATTTTCTGCCGGAACAGCACACGGATTTTATTCTTTCCGTATTGGCCGAAGAATGGGGGCTTGCCGGGTGTATTGTACTGCTGGCCCTCTATTTGCTTTTGCTGTTCTGGGGATTGAATGTTTCTTATAATTGTCGAAATATGTTTGGCTCTCTTTTGGCCATGGGTGTTACCATTATGATATTTTGGCAGATTTTTATCAATGTCGGCATGGTTATGGGGCTGATGCCGGTGGTAGGCGTACCTTTGCCCCTAATTTCCTATGGCGGGTCTTCGGTTGCGACCAACATGGTCGGATTTGGTATTTTGCTGAATATACGTATTCGAAAATTTAACACGGCGTGA
- a CDS encoding F0F1 ATP synthase subunit B family protein, with product MITVIPDISAVYQMVNFLVLLFLLNLVLYKPIRNVILERKAKVGTLGSGVERASADLEKQKDDYKNGLRQARGEGLKKKEVFIEEASAQEKEIITRINQKAQANFVQIKAQVAEETEQARKALEAEVEVYAKAIGEKILGRAC from the coding sequence ATGATAACTGTGATTCCTGATATATCGGCGGTATATCAGATGGTCAATTTTCTTGTCCTGCTATTCCTCCTCAACCTGGTTCTGTACAAACCCATTCGAAATGTCATTCTCGAAAGAAAAGCCAAGGTCGGCACTTTAGGTTCAGGTGTTGAACGGGCCTCGGCTGATCTTGAGAAACAAAAGGATGATTACAAAAATGGGTTAAGACAGGCAAGGGGTGAAGGCCTCAAGAAAAAAGAGGTATTCATTGAGGAGGCGTCTGCCCAGGAAAAGGAGATTATTACCCGGATCAATCAGAAAGCGCAGGCTAACTTTGTCCAAATTAAGGCACAAGTGGCTGAAGAAACAGAACAGGCCCGTAAAGCGCTTGAGGCCGAGGTTGAGGTGTATGCCAAAGCCATCGGAGAAAAGATTCTTGGGAGGGCATGTTAA
- the atpF gene encoding F0F1 ATP synthase subunit B: MEKINWKKHLKVSATVVALVAGATVVWASGGGNGEAVHHNAWNDVDTWKVLNFVLLALGCFFIAKKPVAQFFSSRTKGIEEELTDLEEKKAEAERKLAEYQARFRNLEQESEQIIEDYIKQGEDAKKRIIAEAEAQAEKLEDMAKRNIEQEFKAAKALLKQEIVDRAMEQAEALIKKSITTQDQNRLVDEYLKKVEA; the protein is encoded by the coding sequence ATGGAAAAAATTAATTGGAAAAAACACCTTAAGGTTTCCGCAACTGTCGTGGCCCTTGTGGCTGGTGCGACAGTGGTCTGGGCATCCGGCGGCGGTAATGGTGAAGCAGTGCATCACAATGCATGGAACGATGTTGATACCTGGAAAGTGCTTAACTTCGTTTTGCTTGCCCTTGGCTGCTTTTTCATCGCTAAAAAGCCGGTGGCGCAGTTCTTTTCTTCCCGTACAAAGGGGATTGAAGAAGAGTTGACAGACCTGGAAGAGAAAAAAGCCGAAGCAGAGAGAAAACTTGCCGAATATCAAGCCCGGTTTAGAAATCTTGAACAGGAATCTGAACAGATTATTGAAGATTATATTAAGCAGGGTGAAGATGCCAAGAAGAGAATTATTGCAGAGGCTGAAGCCCAGGCTGAAAAGCTTGAGGATATGGCAAAACGCAATATTGAACAAGAGTTCAAAGCTGCAAAAGCTCTTCTGAAGCAGGAAATTGTGGATCGTGCAATGGAGCAGGCAGAGGCGCTCATTAAAAAATCCATCACAACCCAGGATCAGAACCGTCTGGTCGATGAATACTTGAAAAAGGTGGAGGCATAA
- the atpH gene encoding ATP synthase F1 subunit delta, with amino-acid sequence MKNLAVSRRYAKALILIGQEDGQADGYNDELSAMVGLLDANEGFEQALTNPLIKKSDRKKLLDAVIAAAGFSKVMKSFLSLLFDKGRIGFTRDIATYYNTMADELKGVVRASVVAATSLSKTNISKIQKSLSQKTGKTVVLDVQKDSSLIGGIITKIGDLVLDGSVKTQLINMRETLKKGESA; translated from the coding sequence ATGAAGAATCTTGCAGTTTCAAGGCGTTATGCCAAGGCGTTGATTTTGATAGGTCAGGAAGACGGTCAGGCGGACGGGTACAATGATGAGCTTTCCGCAATGGTAGGGCTTTTGGACGCCAATGAGGGTTTTGAACAAGCCCTTACCAATCCGTTAATCAAAAAAAGTGACCGTAAAAAACTTCTTGATGCGGTAATTGCTGCTGCAGGCTTTTCAAAAGTGATGAAATCTTTCTTGTCATTGCTTTTTGACAAAGGCAGGATCGGCTTTACTAGAGACATTGCAACCTATTACAATACAATGGCAGATGAACTTAAAGGTGTTGTCAGGGCAAGTGTTGTGGCTGCCACGAGCCTATCCAAGACTAACATTAGTAAAATTCAGAAGTCTTTGTCTCAGAAAACCGGAAAAACCGTTGTGCTTGATGTGCAAAAGGATTCAAGTCTTATCGGCGGTATCATCACAAAAATCGGCGATCTTGTTCTTGACGGCAGCGTAAAAACCCAGCTGATCAATATGAGGGAAACTTTAAAAAAAGGTGAGAGTGCATAA
- the atpA gene encoding F0F1 ATP synthase subunit alpha, giving the protein MEIKAEEISQIIKDQIKGFDVDVDLSETGVVLSAGDGIARVYGLEKVKAMELVEFPGGILGLALNLEADNVGVAILGDDKVIKEGDVVKRTDRIASVPVGEALLGRVVTTTGEPVDGKGPIESDIYMNMELVAPGVIARKSVHEPCYTGSKAVDGMTPVGRGQRELIIGDRQIGKTAVAVDAIIAQKETDMKCIYVACGQKKSTVAQVVAALEEHGAMEYTTVVIASASESAAMQYLAPYAGCAMGEYFRDKGEHALIIYDDLSKQAAAYRQVSLLLRRPPGREAYPGDIFYNHSRLLERSAKMSDALGAGSLTALPIIETQEGDVSAFIPTNVISITDGQIFLDKDLFFAGIRPAIDVGLSVSRVGGAAQVKAMKQVAGTLRLDLAQYRELEAFAAFGSDLDAATQRQLTRGERLVELLKQPQYKPLPMEKQVTVLYAGTKGYLDKYPKEAVSAYEAGLYPFVESRFPEVFTGLKEKQKIDDELEAKIKQCLEAYDAEFKETVK; this is encoded by the coding sequence ATGGAAATTAAAGCAGAAGAAATAAGCCAGATTATAAAAGATCAAATAAAAGGATTTGATGTAGACGTAGATCTGAGCGAAACCGGTGTCGTTCTCTCGGCGGGTGACGGTATTGCCCGTGTCTACGGTTTGGAAAAAGTCAAGGCCATGGAACTGGTTGAGTTTCCGGGCGGTATTCTGGGCCTGGCCCTTAACCTTGAAGCAGACAACGTCGGTGTGGCCATCCTTGGTGATGACAAGGTTATCAAGGAAGGTGACGTGGTTAAGCGTACCGATCGTATCGCTTCCGTTCCGGTTGGCGAAGCGCTGCTGGGCCGCGTTGTAACCACCACGGGTGAGCCTGTTGACGGCAAAGGTCCCATCGAATCTGATATATATATGAACATGGAACTGGTTGCCCCTGGTGTTATTGCCAGAAAATCAGTCCATGAACCCTGCTACACCGGTTCTAAGGCGGTTGACGGTATGACCCCGGTTGGTCGCGGACAGCGCGAGTTGATCATTGGTGACCGTCAGATTGGTAAGACTGCTGTTGCGGTTGATGCCATCATCGCCCAGAAAGAAACCGACATGAAGTGCATCTATGTTGCCTGCGGGCAGAAAAAATCTACGGTTGCCCAGGTTGTTGCCGCCCTTGAAGAGCACGGCGCCATGGAATATACCACCGTTGTCATAGCATCTGCTTCCGAGTCTGCCGCAATGCAGTACCTGGCTCCTTATGCCGGTTGCGCCATGGGCGAATACTTCCGTGATAAAGGCGAGCACGCCCTGATTATCTATGATGATTTGTCAAAACAGGCTGCAGCTTACCGTCAGGTATCTCTGCTGCTCAGACGGCCGCCCGGACGAGAAGCGTACCCCGGCGATATTTTTTACAACCACAGCCGTCTGCTGGAACGTTCTGCCAAAATGAGTGATGCACTTGGTGCAGGCTCTTTGACCGCACTGCCCATCATTGAAACCCAGGAAGGCGACGTATCCGCATTTATTCCCACAAACGTTATCTCCATTACCGACGGCCAGATCTTTCTGGACAAAGACCTCTTCTTTGCAGGTATCCGTCCGGCCATCGACGTTGGACTTTCCGTATCCCGCGTTGGTGGTGCTGCCCAGGTAAAAGCCATGAAACAGGTTGCCGGTACACTTCGTTTGGATCTGGCCCAGTACAGAGAGCTTGAAGCCTTTGCTGCGTTCGGTTCAGACTTGGATGCAGCCACCCAAAGACAGTTGACCCGTGGTGAAAGATTGGTTGAATTGCTTAAGCAGCCCCAATATAAACCGCTTCCCATGGAAAAACAGGTAACGGTTCTTTATGCAGGCACCAAAGGGTATCTTGATAAATATCCCAAAGAAGCCGTTTCTGCCTATGAGGCAGGCCTTTACCCATTTGTTGAAAGCCGGTTCCCGGAAGTATTCACCGGCCTGAAGGAAAAACAGAAAATTGATGATGAACTTGAGGCCAAGATCAAACAATGCCTTGAAGCCTATGATGCAGAGTTCAAAGAGACCGTAAAATAA
- the atpG gene encoding ATP synthase F1 subunit gamma, translated as MATLKEVQSKIVSVKKTRQITSAMKMVATSKLRGSQNAMEAFKPYASKFAEVLGSIAGKSGEEVSPLLVPKEEVKKVALLLCTSDRGLCGGFNINLIDKAVKMLKSELEGKEVSFVCYGKKGRDWAKKSGRTIDAQYIGVVGGRPDFSVASSSGQALINSFLAGDVDEVYLIYSEFQGMAKQVPTVKQILPIPSLEDIVNEEAAAPAKEGTFLPEHICEPSSDALLGKMLPKNIFIQIFDAILQTSTSEHAARMRAMENATKACEDMVDELQTIFNKTRQAGITNDLMDIVGGAEALKG; from the coding sequence ATGGCAACGTTAAAAGAAGTACAATCGAAAATAGTCAGCGTTAAAAAGACTAGACAGATTACCTCTGCCATGAAAATGGTCGCCACTTCGAAACTGCGCGGTTCCCAGAATGCCATGGAAGCATTCAAACCTTATGCTTCCAAATTTGCTGAAGTTCTGGGATCCATTGCCGGGAAATCAGGAGAGGAAGTATCTCCACTCCTGGTGCCCAAGGAAGAAGTTAAAAAGGTGGCCCTGCTCCTGTGCACCTCTGACAGGGGACTGTGTGGCGGATTTAATATCAATCTGATTGATAAAGCTGTAAAAATGCTCAAATCCGAGCTTGAAGGCAAAGAGGTTTCTTTTGTCTGTTACGGCAAAAAAGGTCGTGACTGGGCAAAAAAATCAGGTCGAACCATTGATGCCCAATACATCGGCGTTGTTGGTGGCAGACCAGACTTCTCGGTAGCTTCAAGTTCGGGTCAGGCATTGATCAACAGTTTCCTCGCCGGAGATGTTGATGAAGTATATCTAATTTATTCTGAATTTCAGGGCATGGCAAAACAGGTACCGACGGTTAAGCAGATTCTTCCAATACCTTCCCTTGAAGATATTGTGAACGAGGAAGCTGCTGCACCGGCGAAAGAAGGCACCTTTTTGCCGGAACACATTTGTGAGCCGTCGTCTGACGCGCTTCTTGGTAAGATGCTGCCCAAAAATATTTTTATCCAGATATTTGATGCAATTCTTCAGACGTCAACGTCTGAACATGCCGCTCGTATGAGGGCCATGGAAAATGCGACCAAGGCTTGTGAAGATATGGTAGATGAACTGCAAACCATATTTAATAAAACAAGACAGGCAGGCATTACCAATGACCTCATGGATATCGTCGGCGGTGCCGAAGCCCTTAAGGGATAA
- the atpD gene encoding F0F1 ATP synthase subunit beta: MAENIGKISQVLGAVVDVEFEAGKLPPVLTALTVTNPTIGDMEDNLVIEVAQHLGDNVVRCIGMDVTDGLQRGMAVKDTGSPIMMPVGEASLGRVLNVVGRPVDGLGDISKEKMRPIHRHAPAFIEQDTSVRVLETGVKVIDLLVPFPRGGKMGMFGGAGVGKTVIMMEMVNNIAMQHGGISVFGGVGERTREGNDLYHEMKDSGVLPKCALVYGQMTEPPGARARVALSALTCAEYFRDEEGQDVLLFVDNIFRFTQAGAEVSATLGRMPSAVGYQPTLAVDMGELQERITSTDKGSITAVQCVYVPADDLTDPAPATTFAHLDGTVVLSRQIAELGIYPAVDPLDSTSRILDAAYIGEDHYKVARVVQQTLQKYKELQDIIAILGMDELSDEDKITVQRARKLQKFLSQPFHVAETFTGMAGVFVKVEDTVRSFKEIIEGKHDDLPENAFYMVGAIEDAIAKAKAE, translated from the coding sequence ATGGCTGAAAATATAGGTAAAATTTCACAGGTCCTCGGCGCTGTTGTTGACGTTGAGTTTGAGGCCGGAAAACTTCCTCCGGTATTGACCGCTTTAACTGTAACAAACCCCACCATCGGGGATATGGAAGACAATCTGGTTATCGAGGTTGCCCAGCACCTTGGCGACAATGTCGTCCGGTGCATCGGCATGGACGTTACTGACGGGCTTCAAAGAGGCATGGCTGTAAAAGACACCGGCTCCCCCATTATGATGCCGGTTGGCGAAGCTTCCCTGGGCCGCGTTCTTAATGTTGTGGGCCGTCCCGTTGATGGACTTGGCGATATTTCTAAAGAAAAAATGCGTCCGATTCACAGACATGCACCCGCTTTCATTGAACAGGACACCAGTGTCCGTGTTCTTGAAACCGGCGTAAAGGTTATTGATCTTCTGGTTCCCTTCCCCCGTGGCGGTAAAATGGGCATGTTCGGTGGTGCAGGTGTTGGCAAGACCGTTATCATGATGGAAATGGTTAACAACATTGCCATGCAGCACGGCGGTATCTCCGTATTCGGCGGCGTTGGTGAAAGAACCCGTGAAGGAAACGACCTTTACCATGAAATGAAGGATTCCGGCGTTCTTCCCAAGTGTGCACTGGTATACGGCCAGATGACTGAACCTCCCGGAGCCCGTGCCCGGGTTGCTCTCTCCGCTCTGACCTGCGCTGAATACTTCCGTGATGAAGAAGGCCAGGACGTGCTTCTCTTTGTTGATAACATTTTCCGTTTTACCCAGGCTGGTGCAGAAGTTTCCGCAACCCTGGGACGTATGCCCTCTGCCGTTGGTTACCAGCCAACACTTGCGGTTGACATGGGCGAGCTCCAGGAACGTATCACATCAACTGACAAAGGTTCCATCACCGCTGTACAGTGCGTTTATGTGCCTGCCGACGACTTGACTGATCCGGCTCCTGCTACCACATTTGCTCATCTTGACGGAACTGTTGTTCTTTCCCGTCAAATTGCTGAGCTTGGTATTTATCCTGCAGTGGATCCCCTTGACTCCACTTCAAGAATTCTTGACGCAGCATACATTGGTGAAGATCACTATAAGGTTGCCCGGGTTGTGCAGCAGACCCTGCAAAAATACAAAGAACTCCAGGACATCATTGCCATCCTTGGTATGGATGAATTGTCTGACGAAGATAAAATTACTGTACAGCGGGCCAGAAAGCTGCAGAAGTTTCTCTCCCAGCCCTTCCATGTAGCTGAAACCTTTACCGGTATGGCCGGTGTGTTTGTCAAGGTTGAAGATACCGTCAGATCTTTCAAAGAGATTATCGAAGGTAAGCATGATGACCTTCCCGAAAATGCTTTCTATATGGTTGGAGCCATCGAAGACGCCATTGCAAAAGCCAAAGCTGAATAA
- a CDS encoding F0F1 ATP synthase subunit epsilon: protein MADKFFLEVVTPQKAVVSEDIQSISAPGSEGEFCALKGHTTFLTSLKTGAIRYKDASGNERILFVSGGFAEVLPDKVTILAESAERSQEIDLGRAKEAQVRAEQRLRDKAAEIDIIRAEAALQRALFRIKIAGTH from the coding sequence ATGGCTGATAAATTTTTTCTTGAAGTTGTAACGCCGCAAAAGGCAGTGGTCAGTGAAGATATTCAAAGTATTTCAGCGCCTGGCAGCGAAGGTGAATTTTGTGCCTTGAAAGGGCATACAACCTTTTTGACCTCACTGAAAACAGGTGCCATCCGTTATAAAGATGCAAGCGGTAATGAGCGCATCCTCTTTGTGAGTGGCGGATTTGCCGAAGTTCTTCCGGATAAGGTAACCATTCTCGCTGAATCGGCTGAACGCTCTCAGGAGATTGATCTTGGCAGGGCAAAAGAAGCCCAGGTTCGTGCTGAACAACGGTTGAGGGACAAGGCGGCAGAGATAGACATTATTCGTGCCGAGGCTGCTTTGCAGCGAGCGCTGTTCCGGATTAAAATTGCAGGTACTCACTAA
- a CDS encoding sugar phosphate nucleotidyltransferase: MNNIAVIILAAGKGSRMKSDLAKVLHKVAGESMVNHVIEAALDVSSGHIHVVVGHQAEKVQKEVQNKYNVQFAFQKALMGTGDAVKVALPGIDPCIQHILVLCGDVPLIKRQTLLDLVSAHRNLVADLTVLAAKIKNPTGYGRIIQGDDGQLLAIREEADATDLEKQINIVNSGIFCFEKRFLESGIGRIKNNNSQGEYYLTDLVEVAVQDRVKTFVKIIDDAEEVIGVNTIEQLNRINTLFHKSPKELS; the protein is encoded by the coding sequence ATGAACAATATAGCAGTTATCATACTGGCTGCAGGAAAAGGCAGCCGCATGAAATCGGATTTAGCCAAGGTACTCCACAAGGTCGCTGGTGAAAGCATGGTTAACCACGTGATTGAAGCCGCTCTTGATGTCTCTTCGGGTCATATTCATGTCGTGGTAGGGCACCAGGCAGAAAAAGTGCAAAAAGAGGTTCAAAATAAATATAATGTGCAATTTGCCTTTCAAAAAGCGCTTATGGGAACAGGGGATGCGGTCAAGGTTGCATTGCCCGGAATTGATCCCTGTATTCAACATATCTTGGTTTTGTGCGGTGATGTTCCGTTGATAAAAAGGCAGACCCTTTTGGATTTGGTTTCAGCACACCGGAACCTCGTGGCTGATTTGACTGTTCTCGCAGCAAAAATTAAAAACCCGACCGGCTATGGCAGAATTATTCAGGGTGACGACGGACAGCTGCTTGCCATACGAGAAGAGGCGGATGCAACTGATTTGGAAAAGCAGATTAATATCGTTAATTCCGGGATTTTTTGTTTTGAAAAACGATTTCTTGAATCGGGTATAGGACGCATTAAGAACAATAATAGTCAGGGAGAATACTACCTTACCGACCTTGTAGAAGTGGCTGTCCAAGACAGAGTTAAAACATTTGTTAAGATCATAGACGACGCTGAGGAGGTTATCGGCGTTAATACCATTGAACAGTTAAACCGCATCAATACCTTGTTTCATAAGTCTCCGAAGGAATTATCTTGA
- the zapB gene encoding cell division protein ZapB: MNNEDIAAKFDDINIHVDFLIESCQSLQKENAELSVKIRELEDQLEQKIKKEDVYVDRESMMNEKINGLLSKLDGFSETVSGG; encoded by the coding sequence TTGAATAATGAGGATATAGCAGCCAAGTTTGATGACATTAACATCCACGTGGACTTTTTAATAGAGTCCTGCCAAAGTCTTCAAAAAGAAAACGCGGAGCTCTCTGTTAAAATTAGAGAACTTGAAGATCAGTTGGAACAGAAAATTAAAAAAGAAGATGTCTATGTCGACCGGGAGTCTATGATGAATGAAAAAATTAACGGACTCCTTTCAAAACTGGATGGTTTCTCGGAAACCGTATCCGGGGGATGA
- a CDS encoding cell division protein ZapA — MDEIVKIELFGEEFKFKPDKEQAYDPVKIAAHVKEYIEEAESLFQNKTSSKNRMAILLLAAMNLSKDYNELHLKYSDLQKDIESRVSSLLDKIDKTMK; from the coding sequence TTGGATGAGATCGTTAAAATTGAGCTTTTTGGGGAAGAATTTAAGTTTAAACCGGATAAAGAGCAAGCATATGATCCGGTAAAGATTGCAGCCCATGTCAAGGAATATATAGAAGAAGCAGAAAGTCTTTTCCAAAATAAAACCAGCAGTAAAAACAGAATGGCTATTCTGCTTCTTGCAGCCATGAATTTATCTAAGGATTATAATGAACTGCATTTGAAGTATTCAGACCTTCAAAAAGACATTGAAAGCAGAGTATCATCCTTATTGGATAAAATAGACAAGACAATGAAATAA
- the rny gene encoding ribonuclease Y, protein MSFTMMLAFMMVLLAVGAVILYVIKGKIDQQRRDFLEEQRVAMDEAVKKAETLLREAKLEARSRLLEMKSTFDAETEETRAELKKEERRLSKKSEKLDKLEDQCAKREKSIEKNERDIAEKLESVIQKEKSYTQLLEETKKELEKVSGMTLEQAKELLLKTMEDEARHEGAKMVKKITTEVREKADKEAKKILSTAIQRYAGDYVAERTVSVVNLPGDEMKGRIIGREGRNIRALEAATGIDLIIDDTPEAVILSGFNPVRREVARISLEKLISDGRIHPARIEDVVARATEEVDLAIKEAGEQAAFDLGVHGIDPELIKVLGKLKFRTSYAQNVLQHSIEVAFLAGIIAAELGLDIKLAQRMGLLHDIGKAVDHEVDGAHAIIGAKLAKKYGESESVVNAIAAHHEDQMPESVYDFIVQSADALSGARPGARKESLENYVKRLEDLENIANSFDGVVNTYAIQAGREIRVITESEKITDESAILLSKDIARQIEENLTFPGQVKVVVIRETRAVEYTRK, encoded by the coding sequence ATGAGTTTTACAATGATGCTTGCATTCATGATGGTGCTGCTGGCTGTCGGTGCGGTCATTTTATATGTGATAAAAGGAAAAATTGATCAGCAGAGACGTGATTTTTTAGAAGAGCAACGCGTTGCCATGGACGAGGCAGTTAAAAAAGCTGAAACTCTCCTTAGGGAAGCTAAATTGGAGGCCCGCTCTCGTCTGCTGGAAATGAAAAGCACCTTTGATGCTGAGACAGAAGAGACACGGGCTGAGTTGAAAAAAGAGGAACGAAGGCTTTCTAAGAAAAGTGAAAAGCTTGACAAGCTTGAAGATCAATGTGCCAAAAGAGAAAAATCCATAGAAAAAAATGAACGGGACATTGCGGAAAAACTTGAATCTGTAATCCAAAAAGAAAAATCCTATACGCAACTTCTTGAAGAGACAAAAAAAGAGCTTGAAAAGGTCTCCGGGATGACCCTTGAGCAGGCCAAAGAGTTGTTGCTTAAAACCATGGAGGATGAAGCCAGGCACGAAGGTGCCAAAATGGTTAAAAAGATCACTACCGAAGTCAGGGAGAAAGCAGATAAAGAGGCTAAAAAGATTCTATCGACTGCGATTCAACGCTATGCGGGCGACTATGTTGCTGAGCGCACCGTTTCTGTCGTTAATCTGCCCGGAGATGAAATGAAGGGTCGAATTATCGGTAGGGAAGGTCGCAATATCCGTGCTTTGGAAGCCGCAACCGGTATTGATCTGATTATTGACGATACTCCGGAAGCTGTCATTTTGTCAGGATTCAACCCCGTCAGGCGGGAGGTGGCGAGGATTTCCCTTGAAAAATTGATTTCAGATGGAAGAATTCATCCCGCTCGTATTGAGGATGTTGTGGCGCGTGCAACGGAGGAGGTTGATCTTGCAATTAAAGAAGCCGGCGAGCAGGCTGCGTTTGACTTGGGTGTGCACGGGATTGATCCGGAACTTATCAAAGTGCTTGGCAAGCTAAAATTCAGAACCTCCTATGCCCAGAATGTTTTGCAGCATTCTATTGAAGTGGCGTTTTTGGCCGGTATTATAGCTGCTGAACTTGGTCTGGACATAAAACTTGCCCAGCGCATGGGGCTGCTTCACGATATTGGCAAGGCCGTGGATCATGAAGTAGATGGCGCCCATGCCATTATTGGCGCCAAGCTTGCTAAAAAATATGGTGAAAGCGAAAGCGTTGTTAATGCTATTGCTGCCCACCATGAAGACCAAATGCCTGAGAGTGTATATGATTTCATTGTACAATCCGCTGATGCGCTTTCCGGAGCCAGGCCCGGTGCCAGAAAAGAGAGTCTTGAAAACTACGTAAAACGGTTGGAAGATCTTGAAAATATCGCTAATAGTTTTGACGGCGTGGTAAATACCTATGCCATTCAGGCCGGGCGTGAGATCCGGGTCATTACTGAAAGTGAAAAAATTACTGATGAGAGTGCAATACTGCTTTCAAAAGATATTGCCCGCCAAATTGAAGAAAATCTGACATTTCCGGGCCAGGTTAAAGTTGTTGTTATTCGAGAAACCAGAGCGGTTGAATATACCAGGAAATGA